A genome region from Triplophysa rosa linkage group LG24, Trosa_1v2, whole genome shotgun sequence includes the following:
- the chst11 gene encoding carbohydrate sulfotransferase 11 isoform X2 has product MKQTLLDLMRMSRICRMVLATCLGSFILVIFYFQIMRRNPFAVEGCCRKGSRNALQELYNPTQAEFSAAAVLHQARRDQVADTCRAHSASSRKRRVLTPNDLKHLVVDEEHELIYCYVPKVACTNWKRVMMVLSGRGKYSDPMEIPSNEAHVPSNLKTLNQYSIPDINHRLKSYIKFLFVREPFERLVSAYRNKFTLRYNTSFHKRYGTKIVRRYRKNATAEALQSGTDVKFQEFADYLVDPATQREAPLNEHWQTVYSLCHPCHIHYDLVGKYETLEEDANYVLKLAGVGDSLRFPTYAKSTRTTDQMAATFFNNISLQQQGQLYQLYKLDFLMFNYSTPSYLKLQ; this is encoded by the exons TCATGAGGCGGAACCCATTCGCAGTGGAGGGATGCTGTCGGAAAGGCTCAAGAAACGCCTTGCAGGAGCTGTACAACCCTACGCAG GCCGAGTTCTCCGCGGCGGCGGTGTTGCATCAGGCCCGGCGAGATCAGGTAGCGGACACATGTCGTGCCCACAGCGCGTCCAGTCGCAAGAGACGCGTCCTGACCCCCAACGACCTCAAACACCTGGTGGTGGACGAGGAGCACGAGCTCATCTACTGCTATGTGCCCAAAGTGGCCTGCACCAACTGGAAGAGGGTCATGATGGTGCTGAGCGGCCGGGGGAAGTACAGTGACCCGATGGAGATTCCGTCCAACGAGGCCCACGTCCCCTCCAACCTCAAGACCCTCAACCAGTACAGCATCCCCGACATCAACCACCGCCTCAAGAGCTACATCAAGTTCCTCTTCGTGCGCGAGCCCTTCGAGAGGTTGGTGTCCGCTTACCGCAACAAGTTCACGCTGCGCTACAACACCTCCTTCCACAAGCGCTACGGGACGAAGATCGTGAGGCGCTACCGTAAGAACGCCACGGCCGAGGCGCTGCAGAGCGGCACCGACGTCAAGTTCCAAGAATTCGCAGACTACCTGGTGGACCCGGCGACGCAAAGAGAAGCTCCGCTGAACGAACACTGGCAGACGGTTTACTCGCTCTGCCACCCCTGCCACATCCACTACGACCTGGTGGGCAAATACGAGACTCTGGAAGAAGACGCCAACTACGTGTTGAAGCTGGCGGGGGTGGGCGACTCGTTGCGCTTCCCGACGTACGCCAAATCCACCCGCACCACCGACCAAATGGCAGCGACGTTTTTCAACAACATCAGTTTGCAGCAGCAGGGTCAACTTTACCAACTTTACAAACTGGACTTTCTAATGTTCAACTACTCCACTCCCAGCTACCTGAAACTGCAATAA